A region of the Blastocatellia bacterium genome:
TTCTTCAAATTCTTCGTCCACGCTCGGCTTGAGTTCCTCCGGCAAATCGAGTTTTGCCAGGCGAGAGTGGCTTGTTCAACAACAGATTCGGTCAGATGCGTCATGCGTTCTCGGCCTCGTAGGTGGTAGCGTTTGGATTTGCGCGATCAAACATCCACCGCAGCGGATTGTCGCGGATGTATTGGCGGATGCGGTACAGCGAATCGTTGTCACGAATGATGTGTTCGTAGTAGTTCCGTTGCCAGACGGGCGCGCCAGGGGTGCGGCGCACGGCGTTAATGCGTTGCGTTACAGCAGATTTGAATGAACGAATGATGGTGGGAACGGTGCCGGCAACCGGTTTGCCGAATTGTTCGGTCCGTGGTGTGGTGGTGTTTGGGGACGTGGGAATATTTCGTGGCGGCACGGCATCGTGTGGCGGCATCGCGTTTGACGATGGTATCGGATTTTGTGGCGGCATCGGGGGTGGTGGTACGGGCATCGCATGGTGCAGGGGCACGGCATGCCGTGCCCCTGCATGCCGTGCCCCTACATGCCGTGCCCCTACGTTAGTATCGGTGATGACCAGGATGCCGTGAATATGGTTGGGCATCACCACAAATGCATCCAATTCCACATGCGGAAAATGACAGGGTATTTCCTGCCAACATTGTTGAACCATCTGCCCCATTGCATTCAACCGCATTTTTCCATCCACCACATCGCCAAACAAACAGGCCCGGTCGTGCGTGCAGATGGTGATGAAATACGCCCCTGGCTGCGCATAATCGTATCCCTTCAGGCGGATGCTGCGGCGGTTGAGGCGCGGCCTGCCGTGCCCGTACAGATCGTGTTTCATAGCCCCCTCTCCTTCAAAAACCCCTCCGCATCCTTCACCCGAATTTCGCCACGAATCAGTTTCGGCAGCAGCGCATCGCGCAGGGCGGCGAGGGTGCGGGATTCACTGTTCATCTTATCAATTCGTGACCAAAAGACTGCTTGATACTTATGAAATTCGGCGACAATAGCTTTAAACGGAATAAGCACAGTTTGATTCATCAAATCCGTTTGAGTTAGTAGCGGTTGTGTTGAGCCGCGATTGAGCGCTTCATAATCAAATCTCTTCATGCAGAAGTATAGATACTCGAAAAGGTTTTCATCAGCAGGCAGCACTACGAGAGTATTGTCAGATGGCCAGCATGGCTCGGATATTCGAAATACAGAACCTAAAGTGCCCACGCGGCCCGTTAGGATAATTGGGTTGCAGAACAGAGGGGCACAAACGTACCCCATTGCACCATTTCCGCCCCAGAGTGATACGCTCACCCCCTCCGTTGGTGTGGATGAAACCAGGGTGCTCGGCCGCTTTCCGCTCTTTACTGCTGCTAAATCCGCAAGCCTCCCCACCTCCCACCCCTCCGGTATCTCGCCGAGTTCGGAGGGGACGAGGCGGGCGGGGAAAAGGTCGTAGAGCTCGGCGGGGAGGCCGGGCAATGTCTGGCCGCGTTTCCAGCGACCTTCCATTTTGGCGCGCACCGGCTCAAAGTCCACGAACCAGGCCTTAAACAGCGCCCGTGCCATCTGCTCCAGTGTCTGGCTCATGCGGCGGTTCAGCTCGATCTTGTCGTCCAGCGTGCCGAGGATGTGGGCAATGGCGCGTTGCTCGGGGAGAGGAGGGAGCCGCAAGTGAAATCGTTTAATTCGTTCCGGCGAGGTGTGTTTAACGGTCGTTCCCGTTGCGCTCGCAAGTATTTCGTGCCGGTATTTCGCGCTACACAGGACGTAGTAAAGGTAGCGTAGTTCCAGTGTGTTTTTATCTTTCGCAACGACCTTTCCAAGTCGTTGGTTGTGAAGATAGCGGCGACCTTCGCTGTCCGACGGAACGAAAGCAGGGTAACCCAGGGTATCAGTGTTCTTACTAAGATCCGTCATCGTTACAATTAAATCACCTTCGTGTAGCACAAAATCATCGGGCACTGGACCATCGTAGTATTTAACTTTGTCAGCCTTAAATCCACCGCCGATAGCAAAGTTTCCCGGCGTCAGGAGAATGTCTCCTCTCGGCTCATCGCAGAAAAATTCACCCTTGAAGGCAAATCCATGCTTAATCTCAATCAGGTCATCAAGGGTAGTCTCTCGCCACTCATCCGCCATAGCCGAGCTCCTGGTTTTCTTTCTGCACGTGTCGCAATTCCGCTTCCAGCTCTTCCACTGTCGGCAGGCTGCCTTTGAGTTCAGCGGGGAGGGTTTGGACAAGCCGTGTTTCCCACTGAGCCACGCCGATCGGTTTCTGCACATCTCGAAGGGCATACTCCACGATGAGCCGGTCTTTGCTTTTGCACAAAAGAAGTCCGATCGTGGGCTTGTCGTCGGGATGGCGCATAAGGTCGTCCACAGCCGAAAGGTAGAGGTTCATCTGCCCGACATAGGCGGGGTCAAAAGGTCCGGCTTTCAGTTCAACGACGACAAAACAGTGCAACTTGAGATGGTACAAGAGCAAGTCCACGTAAAAATCGCGGTCGCCGACCTCGAGCAAGACCTGCCGCCCGACGAAGGCGAAGCCTGCGCCCAATTCCAGAAGGAATCGCTGGATGTGGTCTATGAGGGCTTGTTCCAGCTCGCGCTCGCGTCGGGTGTCCGCCGTGCCGAGAAAGTCAAAGAGGTACGGGTCCTTGAATACCTCTGCTGCCATGTCGGAATCAGCCAGTGGCAGGGTCGCCGGAAAGTTCGTGATGGCTTTGCCTTGCCGCTGGTAGAGCTGGCGTTCGATCTGGAGGACCAGCACATTGCGGCTCCAGCCTTCCTCGCGTGCCTTGCGGGCGTACCAGAGACGGGCGTCGGGGTCATCCAGCTTATCCAGCAAAGCGATATTGTGGTACCAGGTAATTTGTGCAAGCACCTCTTGCACAATTTCCCGGTCGGTCCAGGCGGCGGCAAAGGCGCGCATGTACTTGAGGTTGCGCGGGGAGAGCCCTTGCATATCGGGGAACTCCCGTCGCAAATCGGCCGACAGCCGGTCAATGACTTTCGCGCCCCAGCCTTCCTGCTGTTGCCGCTCCAGAATCGTCCGCCCGATGTCCCAGTAGAGCAGCACCATGGCGGCATTAGCCGACATGACCACGCGCAGGCGTTCTTGGCGGATTCGCTCCTTGAGCTGAAAGAGGAGGTTTGCGTAATCGGCGGGCAAATCGGTTGCACTTGCCGAAGCCGGAATGCGGGCATGCGCGCGCTGCGCCAGCGATGATGAGCTTTTTGGCTTTTTGGGCTTACCTGCCATATTACACCTGATCTGATGCTACTTCCATGCCTTCGTTCAGGATGCCGAGGTAATCGTGATAAGCGAAAACCCGATTTCGCCGCCGACCGGTGATCTCTCGCACCAGCCCAAGCCGCTGGAGTGCATCCATTGCTTTGGCTGCTGCAGGGAACGAAAGTCCCGTGCGCTCGCAAACCTGATTAAGATTGACCAACGGACGCTGGCACATCACCCGAAAGACCCGAAGCGCAGTCGAGGCAGCACGACCGGCAGTCTGAATCCGTTGCTCATCTTGCTGGAAAAGCGCAAGGAGTCGCTTTGCGGTTTCGACTGCGTTGGTCGCCGTTTGCTCGACGCCTTCGAGAAAGAAATCGAGCCATGCTTCCCAATCACCCCCGGTCCGCACCTGGTCCAGCAACCGGTAATACTCGCTGCGATGTTGCTTGAAATACAAACTCAAGTAGAGAAGCGGCAGAGACAGCAGCCGTTCATGATGCAGGATGAACGCAATCAGAAGCCGCCCGATGCGTCCGTTGCCGTCTAAAAAAGGATGAATGGTCTCGAACTGGACATGAGCAGGAGCTGCTTTGATGAGCGCGGGATAGGGATTGTCCTCGCCGTGGATGAAGCGTTCGAGATCGGCCATGCAGTCTTGGACGTATTCAGGCGGTGGAGGAACAAACTGCGCATTGCCGGGACGGGTGCCACCTATCCAGTTTTGCGTCCGTCGAAACTCACCCGGTGATTTTTCACCTCCCCGTCCACTGGAGAGCAGAATGCCATGCATCTCTCGAATCAGACGGTTTGAGAGGGGAAACCCTTCCTGCAACCGTTTGAGGCCATGGTCAAGCGCTGCAACATAATTGGAGACCTCCACAACATCGTCCAAAGGAACCCCTGGCGCTTCTTCCAGCTCGAACAACAGCAGTTGAGCCAGAGAGGATTGCGTTCCCTCTATTTGCGATGAAAGGACCGCTTCGCGGCGAACATAGGAGTAGAGAAAGAGGTCGGGATCGGGTAGAAGCAACGTCACACTATCCAGCCGACCCAATGCCAGCGTTGCCCGTTCCAGCAATTGCTGTCTCTGAGGCGTCAGCTCTAACGGCGGATTCGGCGGGAGCGGATCAGGAATGAATGCCTGAACTCGCTCGCCAGTAGTTGCAGTGACTTCATAGCGTCCTGTGGATCCTCGGTGCATGCTTGGGTCCTTATTCTCGTTTCGCTAAATAAGCACAGATGCTATTAAACGAAAGCAGCCTTTTGCAAAATAGCTATTTTCGGGTTTCACGATTTTCCATGCCCTAGCTCCTCTAAGTTCTTCCAGATTGCCTCATCGAGTCGTCGGGCTTCAGCCATTTGCTCGCGCAGCTCGGCAACGAGGCGCTGCATCTTCTCCGCGAAAGGTTCATCATCGTCTTCCTTTATTTCCGCGCCGACGTAGCGGCCGGGGGTGAGCACGTGGCCGTGCTTTCGGATCTCCTCGAGCGTCGTGCTCTTGCAGAAGCCGGGGACGTCCTTGTATTCGCCTGCATCTTTCTCTCCGCGCCAGGCGTGGTAGGTCGTGGCGATTTTCTCAATCTCTTCGTCGGTCAGCTCACGATGGGTGCGATCAACCATGCGTCCCATTTTGCGCGCATCAATAAAGAGCACTTGGCCACGACGGTCGCGGAAGCGGCCGTTCTTTTTATCGCGAGCCAAAAACCACAGGCAGGCGGGAATCTGGGTCGAATAGAACAGTTGCCCTGGCAGGGCAATCATGCAATCCACGAGGTCGGCTTCGACGATGTTTTTGCGGATTTCGCCTTCGCCCGATTGATTGGAGGACATGGAGCCGTTGGCAAGCACAAAGCCCGCAACACCGGTTGGCG
Encoded here:
- a CDS encoding Fic family protein, with translation MHRGSTGRYEVTATTGERVQAFIPDPLPPNPPLELTPQRQQLLERATLALGRLDSVTLLLPDPDLFLYSYVRREAVLSSQIEGTQSSLAQLLLFELEEAPGVPLDDVVEVSNYVAALDHGLKRLQEGFPLSNRLIREMHGILLSSGRGGEKSPGEFRRTQNWIGGTRPGNAQFVPPPPEYVQDCMADLERFIHGEDNPYPALIKAAPAHVQFETIHPFLDGNGRIGRLLIAFILHHERLLSLPLLYLSLYFKQHRSEYYRLLDQVRTGGDWEAWLDFFLEGVEQTATNAVETAKRLLALFQQDEQRIQTAGRAASTALRVFRVMCQRPLVNLNQVCERTGLSFPAAAKAMDALQRLGLVREITGRRRNRVFAYHDYLGILNEGMEVASDQV
- a CDS encoding restriction endonuclease subunit S, with protein sequence MADEWRETTLDDLIEIKHGFAFKGEFFCDEPRGDILLTPGNFAIGGGFKADKVKYYDGPVPDDFVLHEGDLIVTMTDLSKNTDTLGYPAFVPSDSEGRRYLHNQRLGKVVAKDKNTLELRYLYYVLCSAKYRHEILASATGTTVKHTSPERIKRFHLRLPPLPEQRAIAHILGTLDDKIELNRRMSQTLEQMARALFKAWFVDFEPVRAKMEGRWKRGQTLPGLPAELYDLFPARLVPSELGEIPEGWEVGRLADLAAVKSGKRPSTLVSSTPTEGVSVSLWGGNGAMGYVCAPLFCNPIILTGRVGTLGSVFRISEPCWPSDNTLVVLPADENLFEYLYFCMKRFDYEALNRGSTQPLLTQTDLMNQTVLIPFKAIVAEFHKYQAVFWSRIDKMNSESRTLAALRDALLPKLIRGEIRVKDAEGFLKERGL
- a CDS encoding transposase; amino-acid sequence: MKHDLYGHGRPRLNRRSIRLKGYDYAQPGAYFITICTHDRACLFGDVVDGKMRLNAMGQMVQQCWQEIPCHFPHVELDAFVVMPNHIHGILVITDTNVGARHVGARHAGARHAVPLHHAMPVPPPPMPPQNPIPSSNAMPPHDAVPPRNIPTSPNTTTPRTEQFGKPVAGTVPTIIRSFKSAVTQRINAVRRTPGAPVWQRNYYEHIIRDNDSLYRIRQYIRDNPLRWMFDRANPNATTYEAENA
- a CDS encoding PDDEXK nuclease domain-containing protein, producing MAGKPKKPKSSSSLAQRAHARIPASASATDLPADYANLLFQLKERIRQERLRVVMSANAAMVLLYWDIGRTILERQQQEGWGAKVIDRLSADLRREFPDMQGLSPRNLKYMRAFAAAWTDREIVQEVLAQITWYHNIALLDKLDDPDARLWYARKAREEGWSRNVLVLQIERQLYQRQGKAITNFPATLPLADSDMAAEVFKDPYLFDFLGTADTRRERELEQALIDHIQRFLLELGAGFAFVGRQVLLEVGDRDFYVDLLLYHLKLHCFVVVELKAGPFDPAYVGQMNLYLSAVDDLMRHPDDKPTIGLLLCKSKDRLIVEYALRDVQKPIGVAQWETRLVQTLPAELKGSLPTVEELEAELRHVQKENQELGYGG